Within Acidimicrobiia bacterium, the genomic segment TAAAAGATCGTCGCCTAAGAGCACAGCACTATAGGTTAGCGATCAGAGCCAAAAAGCTCACAGCGGAGCGCCCGAAAGCCTCCGCTGTGAGATTAAGCCTAGTTAGCAGGAATGGGTTCCCACCACTGGCACCACCATTCGCCGCCAACCAAAATACGAAGTTTCGGATGCCAGCAATACGAGATTTCAGCGGTGTTTTCCAGGTAGAAAAGGCAGTTATCGCAACGTTCGTCGTTGTACGGCTTTGCCTTCAAAACAGCATTATCGGCCAAGTGACGAAGCTCAATCGCCAGCTTTTCGTCGATCTCTTTCGGCTCTGGATCGGGAATTTGATAGTCGGACATGCCCCTTAGGGTACTACACCAGCAAAACCGCTTCCTACGAGCTAGATACGACCTTTCTATGGACTACATACATGGTTCCTATTGAAGCCGCGGGGGTAGATTCTCGCTGTCACCCGATAGCACCAAATCAAAATCGGGTTCCACCACTTCATGTCTAGCCCAGACAAGGCGTAGCTCTTCGGTACCCTCAGCACGCTCCACAATGGAGTAGGCCAGAGCACCCGTTAGTGGATCGAAACAGAACTGAGCAGCTTGTCCATAGGGCGGTGCGTGAATCACCCGGGCCAAGCGCAGATTGAAACAGTCGTCGTCACGCTCCAGTCGATATAACGGGATCTCCCCTTCGAAATAGCCATGCCAGCGAGCTATTTCAACCGCCAGCGTGGCACCATCGGAAATATCGTCGTCACGAGTTTCAAGACCATTGCTAAGCACTCGTCGTGTGGTGTTTTGCACCACAATATGTGGCAACTGCAACTCGGCACCTTCGGTTGTGCTGCGCTGGAGTTCAGCCACCGCCACATAAGTTGCGCTTCGGTAACGCTCCCACGCCAGAACGAACTCATCGATCAGAGACACCCCATTTGGCCCAATGGGCACCACAATCTCGTCTCTAGCTGCGACTTTGATTACGTCCGACGCCATCCAAGGTAGCTTCGGAGACCACTGTGCCGCCGCCGCTCCAACACCACTTCCAAGGGCCAAACCGATAAACGCCCAAACCCATAACTTGGCCGACTGGCCAGTGATTCGCGCTGCGGGCATGGACATGTCAAGAGCTTAGGGGAGGCAGAGTAGCGTTCAGATGTCGTATCGTCCTTGAAGGAAGCTTTCAAAGGGGAGAATGTTCTATGACCGCCACCAAGTCTGGTATCGCCAAAAACGGCGACCTGGAAATCTATTTTGATGCTTTTGGAGACCCCTCCAAACCGGCGTTGTTGCTGGTCTCAGGCTTAGGCAGCCAATGCATTACCTATTTGGACGAACTCTGTGAGCGCTTCGTTGAAGCCGGGTTTTACACCATCCGCTACGACAACCGCGATGTTGGGCTTTCCACTAAGTTCTCCCATGTAGAACCCGACTTTGGGGCAGTCATTACCGCCTTGCAAGAAGGTCGGGAACCCGATGTTCCCTATCGCTTGAGCGAAATGGCCACCGATGGCATGGCCGTCCTCGATCATCTGGGCATTGAAAAGGCGCACGTAGCTGGCATGTCGATGGGTGGCATGTTGGTGCAGACCATGGCCATTGAACACCCCGAACGTCTCTTGAGTGTCACCTCAATCATGTCTACTACCGGAGATCGCAATGTGGGGCGTGCCACTCGTCAGGCCAATGAACTATTGCTGAAACCAGCTGGCACCACCAAAGAAGACGCCATCGAAAGGGCTATTGAAGGTGCTCAAGCTTGGGGTTCACCCGAACATTTTGATGCCGATCGTATCGCCGAAATTACCGGTCGTTCCTATGACCGTGCTTTCTTTCCTGATGGCGTGGCCCGTCAGTTGATGGCTATCAACTCATCGCCCGATCGCACCGAAGCGCTTGCCGCTACGACCACACCCATGCTGGTTTTACATGGTGACCAAGACAATCTGATTGACCAAAGCGGAGGGTTGCGTACTGCCGAGGTAACCCCCGGTGCCAAGCTGGTGATTCTAGAAGGTATGGGTCACGATCTGCCGATGGCTTACTGGGACCGAATTGTGACCCTAATTAGCGATCACGCTCGTGAGGCGGTCCGTAGCTAAGAGCTAGAAAGTCACTCTGGGCCACGAGCGACCTTGGCCCAGCAGTGGTTGGAACCATAACGGTTTCACCGGCACGCAGTGTTAAGCCTGCTATTTCGGCTTGCCCCGCCACCACCAGCAACGCTCGCCAGCGCGCCCCCGGCGAAATCACAAATTGCTCGGCATCGTGCCCGCTGACCGAAGGGCTGTGGCTAAGCCGATCAATTTCGAACCACGGGCAGCGCAACAGTTCTTCCACCCCTGGAGCAACTTGGCGGACCACGGGACGTGGGGGTGCAACATCTAACTCGGCACAGGCCAAACCTTCGCTCAGATGCAGTTCTCGTCCACTCCGCCCCCAATCGAAAAGTCGATAGGTGGTGTCGGAAGCTTGTTGCAGTTCAAAAAGAACTAATCCACCACCAATGGCGTGCACCGTGCCCGCTGGGACATAAATAACTTCACCCGCATTGACTTCGGTGAAGGCCAAAATCTCTGGCAACGAACCATCTTGGGCACGGCGGGCAACTTCCTCAGCCGATACTCGGTGCTTAAAACCCAGGTAAATACCGGCACCTTCTTGGGCCTCGAGCACCACCCAAGCTTCGGTCTTGGCATCTCCAGTGGATGGGTGAACCTGCACCGAAAGACTCTCGGCGCAATCTAACCTTTTACCCAGCAACTCGATAGAGCCACCGAAAGCTTCGGGATGAGCAGCCACAACATCGGCCAAGTATTGGCCCTTATAGCTACCCGAACCAATAACAGCGAGCCCATGGGGGTGGGTTGATAAATCCCACGCCTCACCGATTTGTGGCCCCAGACGATTACCGCCCCAAACACGCTCGGCCAGGTGTGGCTGCAACAAGAAGGGTTCGTTCAAGGAACCGGAAAACACCACGGTCGTATCACTTCGATCGGTCTTGAGCGGCATGGCTATGGCAATACGGCGTCAGTCGGCAATGCCACAATTCCTGTGGCCCCTAACGCCCGCAACGACGATAGTTTCGCCCACAGCTGGGAGCGTTCCACGACCAAATGAGCAGCTACCAGATCGTCGCGTTCAGCCAACGGGAGAACCGTTGGAGCGGCCAAACCTGGGAACACTTCTTGCAGACGGTGAATTTGGTCGGGTGGCAAATGCAGCAACAAGTATTGATGACGCCGAGCTGCCAAAGCAGCGTTTATTCGCAGTTCAAGGTCTTCCAAACCCTGGGTTTGCGAACTACGAACAAAACGCGCTTGGCATCGCTGCATTTCTGCCACCACTCGCAAACGGTTGCGAGCCAAGCTGTTGCCGGTTTCACGTAAATCGACAATGGCATCAGCCATTCCCGCGGCACACACACCTTCGAGAGCGCCCCCCATGCCTACCACGGTTACCTCGACGTTGGCTTCGGCGAACCAGCGCTTTGTCACCTCTGGCATGTGGGTTGCCACCACAGCACGGTTAAAATCACCCACGGCTTTGCGTGTGTCGTCTTCACGGGCGGCCAGAACCAAGTCGGAACGGGCAAAACCCAAATCAATAGCGGGCCACTGGTCAATCTCGTATTCCAGTGCAATATCAGTGGAAATGAAGGCGGCGTTCAACCGTCCATTTGCCAACCAGGCAGCAGCATCGCGTGGTCGCATTTCAATAAACTCGATGCCTTCAATGGTGGCCCGGGCGTCCGCACCACGAAAGACACTGACCGAAAACCCGGCCTGGTCTAAGAGCACCAAGCACTCGTCACGCAGCCGACCCTTCGACGGTAAACCAACTCGAATCGTCATTTACCACGCTCCTCCAAGACTGCTAGCACCTCGGAAAACTCTACGTTCACCCCGGCCAGGCCCACCATAAAATGATAGATAAGATCGGCGGTTTCTTCGGCAACGCGTTCGTGCGACACCTGGGCACGCCCAAGTTCCAAACACAGCTCGAAAGCTTCTTCCATGATTTTGCGCTGGGTACGTTCCGGGTCGCTGAGCAAACTAGCGGTGTATGAACCGGGTGTAGGGTTGTCTCGACGCGACTTTATAACGGATTCGAGGTCTAAAAGTGCCACGCTTGAACGCTAGTGCGCCCTGGCCCGTATTCCTAAAGGCAAAGCCCTACTTAATCACGCCGGCATTCCGCAACGAAGCAACGCGATCGGCGGGAACACCGAATTCGTTCAGCACTTGGTCGGTATGTTCGCCGACCTCCGGGCCTACTCCTTGTACCACCAGCGGGTTCGATGACAGCGTAAAGGGTGCCGCCAAGGTGCGAAAAGGTCCGGCCTCAGGATGGTGCACCTCGGGATACATCTCCATCTCAATAGTTGCCGGATCGTTAATAAGGTCGGGCATTTCAGCAATTTTGGCCCAGATTATGCCGGTGGAATCCATGGGCTCTTTCCACTCGTCGGCTGATTTAGTGGCAAAGACCTGATCGAGGATGCCGATAAGTTCTTCGTTGTTGCGAAACCGATCAACTGGTGTAGCGAAACGCGGGTCGTCGATTAGATCGGGTCGTTCCACGGCGTGGCAAAAACGATCCCAAAGACCTTGATTAAACGTGGAAAGAATTATCCAGCGTCCATCTTTGGTCTCAAAGGTTGTGTTCATGGGGCTAAACGCCTGATTTCGAGCGCGTTTATTTGGCTGTTCCCCATCGACCAGGGCCACCGCGACGTCACAAGCCACCGTCCAAGCCGCAGTCCGCACCAGCGCTGTTTCCACCATCTGACCTTGACCAGTTTTATCTCGCACTCGAAGCGCCGCTAGCACTCCAGAAAGTAGAGCTAGACCGGTGGGATGGTCACCTTGGCCGGGACGAAACACCGGCGGCGGTCCGCCAGGTTCGCCCATGAGGCTCATGATGCCACCGCGACCAAAAAAGGCCGTCAAGTCGAAGGCGATGCGGTTGGCGTCATCGCCGGTACTGCCATATCCGGTGACCAAAGCGTAAACGAGGGCGGGGTTGGCGGCGCGAAGCTGCTCGTAGCCGAGACCAAAGCGTTCTAAACGCCCAGGCAGAAGGTTGGTGATAATCACATCGGCGTCAAGCGCCAACTCACGCACTAACGCCGAGCCTTCCTCGCTGCCGAGATCCACCGCCAAGGACCGTTTACCGCGATTGTCGAGGTGGAACGGGTAGTCGGTTTTGGGTGCGCCAGGAGGACGAACAGGCTGTCGCAAAGTATTGCGCATGGAATCACCCGCTAAGGGTTCAACCTTGATCACATTCGCACCCATATCGGCCATAATGGCCCCGGCGCTCGGCCCGGCCACCCAATTGGCCAGCTCCAGCACCGTTATGTCGCTTAGTGCACCATTCATTTCGCTCACCCCTCACATCTCGAAGGGTGAGCTTAGCCGTTCTTAGGTTTACGAAACCGGGCTCTAGGCCTCGGAGTGGGTGACGGGCTCTTCGCCCATCCATTCACGCAAGGTGTTTTTCAACTTGATCTGCTGAATGAAAATGTCGTGTTCGGGTGCCACTTCCAAATTGGCCGACTCGGGTGCCTTGAAATAGAAACTGAGCCATTCCTGCACCCCGAAAGCCCCGGCACGTTGTGCTAGGTCCATGAATAGGGCCAGGTCGAGCACCAGTGGTGCTGCCAGAATCGAGTCTTTACACAGGAAGTTCACCTTGAGCTGCATGGGGTAGCCCATCCAGCCAAAGATGTCTATGTTGTCCCAACCTTCTTTGTCGTCGCCACGGGGCTTGTAGTAGTTGATTCGCACGACATGGTCGAGATCGCCGTAGAGATTTGGGTATTCGCCCGGTTGCAGAATGGTGTCTAGAACGCCAAGCTTCGAAACTTCCTTTGACTTGAAGTTTTCGGGTGCGTCGAGCACCTCACCGTCACGGTTACCCAGAATGTTGGTTGAAAACCATCCGCTCATTCCTAACATGCGCGCTTTGAGGCCAGGGGCCAGAATGGTTTTAACCAAGGTTTGTCCGGTCTTAAAGTCTTTACCGGCAATGGGCACCTGATTGCGTTCGGCAAGCTCGATCATGCAGGGCAAGTCAACGGCGAAGTTGGGGGCGCCGTTGGCAAAGGGAACCCGCGACTGCAGCGCGGCGTAGGAATAGATCTGGCTGGGAGAAATCGCCGGGTCGTTCGCTTTTAGTCCGGCCTCGAAGCTTTCGATGCTTTCATGCACCGGATCGGCTTCGTGGAAAGCTTCGGTTGAAGCACACCAGACCATAACCAACCGTTCGCAATCGTTTTCTCGGCGGAAGTTTTCGATGTCGGCCATCACCGCTTCTGCTAGTTCCCATTTCGTGGGAGCGGTCTTGACCCGTACTCCTTCGAGGCGGCTAACCCATTTTTGATCGAACACGGCATCCATCCCCA encodes:
- the hisE gene encoding phosphoribosyl-ATP diphosphatase, which encodes MALLDLESVIKSRRDNPTPGSYTASLLSDPERTQRKIMEEAFELCLELGRAQVSHERVAEETADLIYHFMVGLAGVNVEFSEVLAVLEERGK
- a CDS encoding inositol-3-phosphate synthase; the protein is MIMTTARNLAPATGRLGILTPGLGAVASTFIAGVIAARNAGEAPIGSLTQNARIRLGERSENRNPLIKEFVPLADLNDLVFGGWDPISPNVLEAAETAGVLRPEDLAPLSGELEGIVGMDAVFDQKWVSRLEGVRVKTAPTKWELAEAVMADIENFRRENDCERLVMVWCASTEAFHEADPVHESIESFEAGLKANDPAISPSQIYSYAALQSRVPFANGAPNFAVDLPCMIELAERNQVPIAGKDFKTGQTLVKTILAPGLKARMLGMSGWFSTNILGNRDGEVLDAPENFKSKEVSKLGVLDTILQPGEYPNLYGDLDHVVRINYYKPRGDDKEGWDNIDIFGWMGYPMQLKVNFLCKDSILAAPLVLDLALFMDLAQRAGAFGVQEWLSFYFKAPESANLEVAPEHDIFIQQIKLKNTLREWMGEEPVTHSEA
- a CDS encoding alpha/beta hydrolase, which encodes MTATKSGIAKNGDLEIYFDAFGDPSKPALLLVSGLGSQCITYLDELCERFVEAGFYTIRYDNRDVGLSTKFSHVEPDFGAVITALQEGREPDVPYRLSEMATDGMAVLDHLGIEKAHVAGMSMGGMLVQTMAIEHPERLLSVTSIMSTTGDRNVGRATRQANELLLKPAGTTKEDAIERAIEGAQAWGSPEHFDADRIAEITGRSYDRAFFPDGVARQLMAINSSPDRTEALAATTTPMLVLHGDQDNLIDQSGGLRTAEVTPGAKLVILEGMGHDLPMAYWDRIVTLISDHAREAVRS
- the hisG gene encoding ATP phosphoribosyltransferase, coding for MTIRVGLPSKGRLRDECLVLLDQAGFSVSVFRGADARATIEGIEFIEMRPRDAAAWLANGRLNAAFISTDIALEYEIDQWPAIDLGFARSDLVLAAREDDTRKAVGDFNRAVVATHMPEVTKRWFAEANVEVTVVGMGGALEGVCAAGMADAIVDLRETGNSLARNRLRVVAEMQRCQARFVRSSQTQGLEDLELRINAALAARRHQYLLLHLPPDQIHRLQEVFPGLAAPTVLPLAERDDLVAAHLVVERSQLWAKLSSLRALGATGIVALPTDAVLP
- a CDS encoding type I phosphomannose isomerase catalytic subunit gives rise to the protein MPLKTDRSDTTVVFSGSLNEPFLLQPHLAERVWGGNRLGPQIGEAWDLSTHPHGLAVIGSGSYKGQYLADVVAAHPEAFGGSIELLGKRLDCAESLSVQVHPSTGDAKTEAWVVLEAQEGAGIYLGFKHRVSAEEVARRAQDGSLPEILAFTEVNAGEVIYVPAGTVHAIGGGLVLFELQQASDTTYRLFDWGRSGRELHLSEGLACAELDVAPPRPVVRQVAPGVEELLRCPWFEIDRLSHSPSVSGHDAEQFVISPGARWRALLVVAGQAEIAGLTLRAGETVMVPTTAGPRSLVAQSDFLALSYGPPHERDR
- a CDS encoding CoA transferase, producing MNGALSDITVLELANWVAGPSAGAIMADMGANVIKVEPLAGDSMRNTLRQPVRPPGAPKTDYPFHLDNRGKRSLAVDLGSEEGSALVRELALDADVIITNLLPGRLERFGLGYEQLRAANPALVYALVTGYGSTGDDANRIAFDLTAFFGRGGIMSLMGEPGGPPPVFRPGQGDHPTGLALLSGVLAALRVRDKTGQGQMVETALVRTAAWTVACDVAVALVDGEQPNKRARNQAFSPMNTTFETKDGRWIILSTFNQGLWDRFCHAVERPDLIDDPRFATPVDRFRNNEELIGILDQVFATKSADEWKEPMDSTGIIWAKIAEMPDLINDPATIEMEMYPEVHHPEAGPFRTLAAPFTLSSNPLVVQGVGPEVGEHTDQVLNEFGVPADRVASLRNAGVIK